A genomic stretch from Candidatus Kapaibacterium thiocyanatum includes:
- a CDS encoding transketolase: protein MYSTYEQTLYDLARQDERVIVMTAENRAAIRNLPDLLGDRFIDVGIAEQTMIGAAAGLALRGRIVVTHALATFLTMRAFEFIRTDVGIANLPVIMVGGVPGFLSDGNGPTHQAIEDIALMRGIPNVGVFCPSDAEDLVIGLPHIVRSGRPFYIRYTNGPAPVEHRTPFALGSAEIVSGPAVGPRDVTILTYGFLLRQAMEAAHLLSTDGLTVQVVNMRTLKPIDTALLLDAAKESTLVVTVEDHFRTGGLHTILAETLLAHQRMCKVQSIALDERWFRPGRLTEVLHHEGFTGERIAHRIRTALTTTIEVHNVDRNGL, encoded by the coding sequence ATGTATTCAACGTACGAACAGACCCTCTACGATCTCGCACGCCAGGACGAGCGGGTGATCGTCATGACGGCGGAGAACCGTGCCGCCATACGGAACCTTCCGGATCTCCTCGGTGACAGGTTCATCGACGTCGGCATCGCCGAACAGACGATGATCGGCGCCGCTGCCGGGCTGGCGTTGCGTGGCCGTATCGTCGTGACGCATGCCCTTGCGACGTTCCTCACGATGCGTGCCTTCGAATTCATCCGTACGGACGTCGGTATCGCGAACCTGCCGGTCATCATGGTCGGTGGCGTTCCCGGGTTCCTGTCCGACGGCAACGGCCCGACGCATCAGGCCATCGAAGACATCGCCCTCATGCGCGGCATCCCGAACGTCGGCGTCTTCTGTCCGTCCGACGCCGAAGACCTCGTCATCGGCCTGCCCCACATCGTCAGGAGCGGGCGCCCTTTCTACATCCGCTATACCAACGGTCCGGCTCCCGTGGAGCATCGTACCCCGTTCGCACTCGGCAGTGCGGAAATCGTCAGCGGCCCGGCCGTAGGCCCTCGCGACGTCACGATCCTCACCTACGGCTTCCTGCTGCGCCAGGCGATGGAGGCGGCCCATCTGCTGTCGACCGATGGCCTGACGGTCCAGGTCGTGAACATGCGGACGCTCAAGCCCATCGATACGGCGTTGCTGCTCGACGCGGCGAAGGAGAGCACACTGGTCGTGACGGTGGAGGATCACTTCCGTACGGGCGGCCTGCATACGATCCTCGCGGAGACGCTTCTCGCACATCAACGCATGTGCAAGGTGCAGAGCATCGCACTCGACGAACGCTGGTTCCGCCCCGGGCGTCTCACGGAAGTGCTCCATCACGAAGGCTTCACCGGCGAGCGGATCGCACACCGTATCCGCACGGCCCTCACCACCACCATCGAGGTACACAATGTCGATCGCAACGGCCTCTGA